The Oncorhynchus tshawytscha isolate Ot180627B linkage group LG30, Otsh_v2.0, whole genome shotgun sequence genome includes a region encoding these proteins:
- the hyou1 gene encoding hypoxia up-regulated protein 1 isoform X1 encodes MCQRSPSGTTTRLDPMRSRRVLGPMVTMRRKMLWALFCLVLALLPSQTASVAVMSVDLGSEWMKVAIVKPGVPMEIALNKESRRKTPIAVCLKENERLFGDGALGVSVKNPKFVYRYLQSLLGKKHDNPQVAFYQKRFSEHQLVKDASRGTVVFRNSEIMQYSPEELLGMVLNYSRGLAQDFAEQPIKDAVITVPAFFNQAERRAVLQAAQMAGVKVLQLINDNTAVALNYGVFRRKDINSTAQNMMFYDMGSGSTTATIVTYQTVKTKDSGTQPQLQIRGVGFDRSLGGFEMDLRLRDHLAKLFNEQKKTKKDVRENHRAMAKLLKEAQRLKTVLSANAEFMAQVEGLLDEMDFKAKVTRVEFEALCADLFERVPGPVQEALSSAEMSLDEIEQVILVGGSTRVPKVQEVLLKSVGKEELGKNINADEAAAMGAVYQAAALSKAFKVKPFLVREAAVFPIQVEFTRETEDEDGSRSLKHNKRILFQRMAPYPQRKVITFNRYTDDFAFDINYGDLSFLGQNDLSVFGSLNLTTVQLSGVSSSFQKHMDAESKGIKAHFNMDESGMLLLDRVESVFEAIVEEKDEESTLTKLGNTISSLFGGGSSEPNANVTEPVQDEEEVPSESGKEQSKEEEAAPQEEKQEPGEKQEEEVPTQEKTKGEALDSKADPQEGGKNGVEEKEAAEEKEEAAEEKEGGGEGGGGEGGGGEAAAEEKEAAEEEEKAAGKEEKDAAAAKKAKPQKRTKFSEDVSVELQVNDILNPSLEAIASSNKKLQDLTNRDLEKQEREKTLNSLEAFIFETQDKMYQEEYQAVVSEEEKETITTKLSEASAWMDEDGYSAVTKELREKLQELRKLCKAMFFRVEERRKWPDHLAALESMLNHSSFFLRSVKLTPEDDQIFTEVELKTLDRVINETITWKNDTVAEQEKRSPTERPVLLSKDIESKLSLLDREVHYLLNKAKFAKPRAKAKANSTASESSSKANSTVSESSSKANNSKTEEKVIHPKEETKDKEATKVVQPGEEPPTKEPTGQNTDSSSQSQPKDETASSESTEKDKSEKHVGDEL; translated from the exons ATGTGTCAGCGCTCTCCTAGCGGAACAACGACTCGATTGGATCCAATGAGATCACGCCGCGTTCTGGGCCCTATG GTCACCATGAGGAGGAAGATGTTATGGGCTCTCTTCTGCCTTGTCCTGGCTCTGCTGCCTTCACAAACAG CCTCTGTAGCAGTCATGTCAGTTGACCTAGGCAGTGAGTGGATGAAAGTAGCGATAGTAAAACCTGGCGTGCCAATGGAGATTGCTTTAAACAA GGAGTCCAGGAGGAAAACTCCAATAGCTGTGTGTTTGAAAGAAAATGAGCGACTTTTTGGAGACGGTGCATTAGGAGTG TCTGTGAAGAACCCCAAATTTGTCTATAGGTATCTTCAGAGCCTCCTAGGCAAGAAGCACGACAACCCACAGGTGGCGTTCTACCAGAAACGTTTCTCCGAGCACCAACTGGTGAAAGATGCGAGTCGGGGCACAGTTGTCTTTAGAAACTCTGA AATAATGCAGTACTCTCCAGAGGAGCTCCTGGGCATGGTTTTGAACTATTCACGTGGACTGGCTCAGGACTTTGCAG AGCAGCCCATCAAAGATGCAGTGATCACCGTCCCAGCCTTTTTCAATCAGGCAGAGCGTAGGGCGGTCCTGCAGGCCGCACAGATGGCAGGTGTTAAGGTTCTTCAGCTCATCAACGACAACACTGCGGTGGCGCTCAACTACGGTGTCTTCAGGAGGAAAGACATCAACAGCACAGCTCAG AACATGATGTTCTATGACATGGGTTCAGGCAGCACGACGGCAACCATCGTCACATACCAGACGGTCAAGACCAAAGATTCTGGCACCCAGCCACAGCTCCAGATCCGAGGAGTAGG GTTTGACCGCTCTCTGGGGGGCTTTGAGATGGATCTGCGGCTGCGGGACCACCTAGCCAAGCTGTTCAACGAGCAGAAGAAGACCAAGAAGGACGTGAGGGAGAACCACCGCGCCATGGCCAAGCTCCTCAAGGAGGCCCAGAGACTCAAGACTGTGCTGAGCGCCAATGCCGAATTCATGGCACAG GTGGAGGGGCTTCTAGATGAAATGGACTTCAAGGCCAAGGTGACCCGTGTGGAGTTTGAGGCCCTGTGTGCTGACCTGTTTGAGAGAGTGCCTGGACCTGTACAGGAGGCCCTTAGCTCTGCAGAGATGTCCCTG GACGAGATTGAGCAGGTGATCCTGGTGGGCGGCTCCACCCGAGTGCCTAAGGTGCAGGAGGTGCTGCTCAAATCCGTTGGGAA agaggagCTGGGAAAGAACATCAATGCAGACGAGGCTGCAGCTATGGGTGCTGTGTACCAGGCCGCTGCCCTCAGCAAGGCCTTTAAAGTTAAACCCTTCCTGGTCAGGGAGGCAGCTGTTTTCCCCATCCAG GTGGAGTTCACCAGGGAGACAGAGGATGAGGATGGCTCCAGGAGCCTGAAACACAACAAGCGTATCCTGTTCCAGAGGATGGCCCCCTACCCCCAGCGCAAGGTCATCACCTTCAACCGCTACACTGATGACTTTGCCTTTGACATCAACTATGGAGACCTCAGCTTCTTGGGCCAAAATGACCTCAG tgTGTTTGGCTCTCTCAACCTGACCACAGTGCAGCTGTCTGGGGTGAGCAGCAGCTTCCAGAAGCACATGGATGCTGAGTCCAAGGGCATCAAGGCCCACTTCAACATGGATGAGAGTGGCATGCTCCTCCTGGACCGG gtgGAGTCTGTCTTTGAGGCCATTgtagaggagaaggatgaggaaTCAACTCTGACAA AATTAGGAAATACCATTTCCAGCCTGTTTGGAGGGGGATCCTCAGAGCCCAATGCAAATGTGACGGAACCAGTTCAG GATGAGGAGGAGGTTCCTTCAGAGTCTGGGAAGGAGCAGAGCAAGGAGGAGGAGGCTGCtccccaggaagagaagcaggagcctggggagaaacaggaggaggaggtaccaACCCAAGAGAAGACTAAGGGAGAGGCATTGGACAGCAAGGCTGACCCTCAG gagggaggaaaaaatggagtggaggagaaggaggcggcggaggagaaggaggaggcggCGGAGGAGAAGGAGGGCGGAGGAGAAGGAGGCGGAGGAGAAGGAGGCGGCGGCGAGGCGGCGGCGGAGGAGAAGGAGgcggcggaggaggaggagaaggcggctgggaaggaggagaaggacgCAGCGGCGGCGAAGAAAGCCAAGCCTCAGAAGAGAACTAAGTTCTCTGAAGATGTCTCAGTGGAGCTCCAAGTGAACGACATCCTTAACCCTAGCTTGGAAGCTATCGCCTCCTCAAACAAGAA GCTCCAAGACCTGACTAATAGAGACCTggagaagcaggagagggagaagaccCTGAACAGCCTTGAGGCATTCATTTTTGAGACACAG GACAAGATGTACCAGGAGGAGTACCAGGCGGTGGtgtcagaggaggagaaggagaccaTCACGACCAAGCTGAGCGAGGCGTCGGCCTGGATGGATGAGGATGGCTACTCTGCAGTCACCAAGGAGCTGCGGGAAAAGCTGCAGGAGCTCAGGAAACTGTGCAAGGCCATGTTCTTCCGTGTGGAGGAGCGCAGGAAGTGGCCCGACCACCTGGCCGCCCTGGAGAGCATGCTCAACCACTCCAGCTTCTTCCTCAG GAGCGTCAAACTAACACCAGAGGACGACCAAATCTTCACCGAAGTGGAGCTGAAGACGTTAGACAGAGTCATCAACGAGACCATT ACGTGGAAGAATGACACGGTGGCCGAGCAGGAGAAGCGTTCTCCCACAGAGCGGCCTGTGCTGCTGTCCAAAGACATAGAGTCCAAGCTGTCTCTGCTGGACCGCGAGGTCCACTACCTGCTGAACAAGGCCAAGTTTGCCAAGCCCAGGGCCAAGGCCAAGGCCAACAGCACCGCCTCAGAGAGCAGCAGCAAGGCCAACAGCACCGTCTCGGAGAGCAGCAGCAAGGCCAACAACAGCAAAACAGAGGAAAAAGTCATACATCCCAAGGAGGAGACTAAAGACAAAG AAGCCACTAAGGTGGTGCAGCCAGGAGAGGAACCGCCCACCAAAGAGCCCACTGGACAGAACACAGATTCGTCCAGCCAATCGCAGCCTAAAGATGAAACTGCAAGTTCAG AATCAACAGAGAAAGACAAGTCCGAAAAGCATGTAGGGGATGAGTTATAA
- the hyou1 gene encoding hypoxia up-regulated protein 1 isoform X2: MRRKMLWALFCLVLALLPSQTASVAVMSVDLGSEWMKVAIVKPGVPMEIALNKESRRKTPIAVCLKENERLFGDGALGVSVKNPKFVYRYLQSLLGKKHDNPQVAFYQKRFSEHQLVKDASRGTVVFRNSEIMQYSPEELLGMVLNYSRGLAQDFAEQPIKDAVITVPAFFNQAERRAVLQAAQMAGVKVLQLINDNTAVALNYGVFRRKDINSTAQNMMFYDMGSGSTTATIVTYQTVKTKDSGTQPQLQIRGVGFDRSLGGFEMDLRLRDHLAKLFNEQKKTKKDVRENHRAMAKLLKEAQRLKTVLSANAEFMAQVEGLLDEMDFKAKVTRVEFEALCADLFERVPGPVQEALSSAEMSLDEIEQVILVGGSTRVPKVQEVLLKSVGKEELGKNINADEAAAMGAVYQAAALSKAFKVKPFLVREAAVFPIQVEFTRETEDEDGSRSLKHNKRILFQRMAPYPQRKVITFNRYTDDFAFDINYGDLSFLGQNDLSVFGSLNLTTVQLSGVSSSFQKHMDAESKGIKAHFNMDESGMLLLDRVESVFEAIVEEKDEESTLTKLGNTISSLFGGGSSEPNANVTEPVQDEEEVPSESGKEQSKEEEAAPQEEKQEPGEKQEEEVPTQEKTKGEALDSKADPQEGGKNGVEEKEAAEEKEEAAEEKEGGGEGGGGEGGGGEAAAEEKEAAEEEEKAAGKEEKDAAAAKKAKPQKRTKFSEDVSVELQVNDILNPSLEAIASSNKKLQDLTNRDLEKQEREKTLNSLEAFIFETQDKMYQEEYQAVVSEEEKETITTKLSEASAWMDEDGYSAVTKELREKLQELRKLCKAMFFRVEERRKWPDHLAALESMLNHSSFFLRSVKLTPEDDQIFTEVELKTLDRVINETITWKNDTVAEQEKRSPTERPVLLSKDIESKLSLLDREVHYLLNKAKFAKPRAKAKANSTASESSSKANSTVSESSSKANNSKTEEKVIHPKEETKDKEATKVVQPGEEPPTKEPTGQNTDSSSQSQPKDETASSESTEKDKSEKHVGDEL; encoded by the exons ATGAGGAGGAAGATGTTATGGGCTCTCTTCTGCCTTGTCCTGGCTCTGCTGCCTTCACAAACAG CCTCTGTAGCAGTCATGTCAGTTGACCTAGGCAGTGAGTGGATGAAAGTAGCGATAGTAAAACCTGGCGTGCCAATGGAGATTGCTTTAAACAA GGAGTCCAGGAGGAAAACTCCAATAGCTGTGTGTTTGAAAGAAAATGAGCGACTTTTTGGAGACGGTGCATTAGGAGTG TCTGTGAAGAACCCCAAATTTGTCTATAGGTATCTTCAGAGCCTCCTAGGCAAGAAGCACGACAACCCACAGGTGGCGTTCTACCAGAAACGTTTCTCCGAGCACCAACTGGTGAAAGATGCGAGTCGGGGCACAGTTGTCTTTAGAAACTCTGA AATAATGCAGTACTCTCCAGAGGAGCTCCTGGGCATGGTTTTGAACTATTCACGTGGACTGGCTCAGGACTTTGCAG AGCAGCCCATCAAAGATGCAGTGATCACCGTCCCAGCCTTTTTCAATCAGGCAGAGCGTAGGGCGGTCCTGCAGGCCGCACAGATGGCAGGTGTTAAGGTTCTTCAGCTCATCAACGACAACACTGCGGTGGCGCTCAACTACGGTGTCTTCAGGAGGAAAGACATCAACAGCACAGCTCAG AACATGATGTTCTATGACATGGGTTCAGGCAGCACGACGGCAACCATCGTCACATACCAGACGGTCAAGACCAAAGATTCTGGCACCCAGCCACAGCTCCAGATCCGAGGAGTAGG GTTTGACCGCTCTCTGGGGGGCTTTGAGATGGATCTGCGGCTGCGGGACCACCTAGCCAAGCTGTTCAACGAGCAGAAGAAGACCAAGAAGGACGTGAGGGAGAACCACCGCGCCATGGCCAAGCTCCTCAAGGAGGCCCAGAGACTCAAGACTGTGCTGAGCGCCAATGCCGAATTCATGGCACAG GTGGAGGGGCTTCTAGATGAAATGGACTTCAAGGCCAAGGTGACCCGTGTGGAGTTTGAGGCCCTGTGTGCTGACCTGTTTGAGAGAGTGCCTGGACCTGTACAGGAGGCCCTTAGCTCTGCAGAGATGTCCCTG GACGAGATTGAGCAGGTGATCCTGGTGGGCGGCTCCACCCGAGTGCCTAAGGTGCAGGAGGTGCTGCTCAAATCCGTTGGGAA agaggagCTGGGAAAGAACATCAATGCAGACGAGGCTGCAGCTATGGGTGCTGTGTACCAGGCCGCTGCCCTCAGCAAGGCCTTTAAAGTTAAACCCTTCCTGGTCAGGGAGGCAGCTGTTTTCCCCATCCAG GTGGAGTTCACCAGGGAGACAGAGGATGAGGATGGCTCCAGGAGCCTGAAACACAACAAGCGTATCCTGTTCCAGAGGATGGCCCCCTACCCCCAGCGCAAGGTCATCACCTTCAACCGCTACACTGATGACTTTGCCTTTGACATCAACTATGGAGACCTCAGCTTCTTGGGCCAAAATGACCTCAG tgTGTTTGGCTCTCTCAACCTGACCACAGTGCAGCTGTCTGGGGTGAGCAGCAGCTTCCAGAAGCACATGGATGCTGAGTCCAAGGGCATCAAGGCCCACTTCAACATGGATGAGAGTGGCATGCTCCTCCTGGACCGG gtgGAGTCTGTCTTTGAGGCCATTgtagaggagaaggatgaggaaTCAACTCTGACAA AATTAGGAAATACCATTTCCAGCCTGTTTGGAGGGGGATCCTCAGAGCCCAATGCAAATGTGACGGAACCAGTTCAG GATGAGGAGGAGGTTCCTTCAGAGTCTGGGAAGGAGCAGAGCAAGGAGGAGGAGGCTGCtccccaggaagagaagcaggagcctggggagaaacaggaggaggaggtaccaACCCAAGAGAAGACTAAGGGAGAGGCATTGGACAGCAAGGCTGACCCTCAG gagggaggaaaaaatggagtggaggagaaggaggcggcggaggagaaggaggaggcggCGGAGGAGAAGGAGGGCGGAGGAGAAGGAGGCGGAGGAGAAGGAGGCGGCGGCGAGGCGGCGGCGGAGGAGAAGGAGgcggcggaggaggaggagaaggcggctgggaaggaggagaaggacgCAGCGGCGGCGAAGAAAGCCAAGCCTCAGAAGAGAACTAAGTTCTCTGAAGATGTCTCAGTGGAGCTCCAAGTGAACGACATCCTTAACCCTAGCTTGGAAGCTATCGCCTCCTCAAACAAGAA GCTCCAAGACCTGACTAATAGAGACCTggagaagcaggagagggagaagaccCTGAACAGCCTTGAGGCATTCATTTTTGAGACACAG GACAAGATGTACCAGGAGGAGTACCAGGCGGTGGtgtcagaggaggagaaggagaccaTCACGACCAAGCTGAGCGAGGCGTCGGCCTGGATGGATGAGGATGGCTACTCTGCAGTCACCAAGGAGCTGCGGGAAAAGCTGCAGGAGCTCAGGAAACTGTGCAAGGCCATGTTCTTCCGTGTGGAGGAGCGCAGGAAGTGGCCCGACCACCTGGCCGCCCTGGAGAGCATGCTCAACCACTCCAGCTTCTTCCTCAG GAGCGTCAAACTAACACCAGAGGACGACCAAATCTTCACCGAAGTGGAGCTGAAGACGTTAGACAGAGTCATCAACGAGACCATT ACGTGGAAGAATGACACGGTGGCCGAGCAGGAGAAGCGTTCTCCCACAGAGCGGCCTGTGCTGCTGTCCAAAGACATAGAGTCCAAGCTGTCTCTGCTGGACCGCGAGGTCCACTACCTGCTGAACAAGGCCAAGTTTGCCAAGCCCAGGGCCAAGGCCAAGGCCAACAGCACCGCCTCAGAGAGCAGCAGCAAGGCCAACAGCACCGTCTCGGAGAGCAGCAGCAAGGCCAACAACAGCAAAACAGAGGAAAAAGTCATACATCCCAAGGAGGAGACTAAAGACAAAG AAGCCACTAAGGTGGTGCAGCCAGGAGAGGAACCGCCCACCAAAGAGCCCACTGGACAGAACACAGATTCGTCCAGCCAATCGCAGCCTAAAGATGAAACTGCAAGTTCAG AATCAACAGAGAAAGACAAGTCCGAAAAGCATGTAGGGGATGAGTTATAA